A genomic region of Mesobacillus jeotgali contains the following coding sequences:
- a CDS encoding PDZ domain-containing protein produces MAQDWFIELLKGTGRLLLHPVFYYSIFLAAVLGVSRVKRERKNFTVRAKDAYFELRQLFPLGLLVGLMISIITIAAGIAIPFGAIVLVAAATLLLSLLTRVRLLTPAYTVGVAFFALIFLSGKEINLPLVGDLFSSLDEKIYPSIAILLALLTIAEGFLILRNGKKGTSPKLIKSKRGQTVGVHEVKRLWVVPAFMLIPGDILTMPFEWWPVFTLGDNTYSLILVPFAIGLHQQVQGMLPKEAVTQLGSRVLGLGILITLIAVAGYWYPIASIGAVAIAMIGREALTLAQRMQEESRPFYFSKKNHGVMILGILPESPADKMALAVGELITKVNGTNVRDEQTFYEALSRNRAHCKLEVLDTNGQIRFVQRALYEGDHHELGILFVLDEKKWDSAVVG; encoded by the coding sequence GTGGCACAAGATTGGTTCATTGAACTTTTGAAAGGGACGGGCAGGCTTCTGCTTCACCCTGTGTTCTATTATTCTATATTTTTGGCGGCGGTCCTTGGTGTTTCGCGCGTGAAGCGGGAGCGTAAGAATTTCACGGTGAGGGCGAAGGATGCTTACTTTGAACTCAGACAGCTGTTTCCGCTGGGATTGCTTGTCGGTCTGATGATCTCAATCATAACCATTGCAGCGGGCATCGCGATTCCATTCGGAGCAATTGTTTTAGTTGCTGCAGCAACACTGCTGTTGAGTCTTTTAACAAGAGTCAGGCTGCTTACGCCTGCATACACGGTCGGAGTCGCATTCTTCGCGTTGATTTTCCTTTCTGGAAAAGAAATCAATCTTCCGTTAGTGGGCGACTTATTTTCAAGTCTTGATGAAAAAATCTACCCATCGATTGCGATTTTGTTAGCATTATTAACGATCGCCGAAGGCTTCCTTATTTTACGAAATGGAAAAAAGGGAACTTCCCCTAAATTAATCAAGAGTAAGCGCGGACAGACGGTTGGTGTCCATGAGGTAAAACGCCTCTGGGTTGTACCGGCGTTTATGCTCATTCCAGGCGACATCCTGACAATGCCGTTTGAGTGGTGGCCTGTATTCACGCTTGGAGACAATACATATTCACTAATTCTTGTTCCATTTGCGATCGGATTGCATCAGCAAGTCCAGGGTATGCTGCCAAAAGAAGCTGTCACTCAGCTGGGCAGCCGCGTCTTGGGTCTCGGTATCCTGATCACGCTGATAGCCGTTGCGGGCTACTGGTACCCAATTGCCTCTATCGGTGCGGTCGCCATTGCGATGATCGGACGCGAAGCCCTGACTCTGGCACAGAGAATGCAGGAGGAGAGCAGGCCGTTCTATTTTTCGAAAAAGAACCATGGTGTGATGATTCTCGGGATACTGCCGGAATCCCCTGCTGATAAAATGGCATTAGCCGTAGGAGAGCTTATCACAAAGGTCAACGGAACGAATGTCCGTGATGAACAAACATTCTATGAGGCTTTGTCACGAAACAGAGCGCATTGCAAGCTGGAAGTCCTTGATACAAACGGGCAAATCCGCTTTGTACAAAGGGCTTTGTATGAAGGTGATCACCACGAACTAGGCATCCTTTTTGTTTTGGATGAGAAAAAGTGGGATAGTGCAGTTGTTGGATAA
- a CDS encoding S41 family peptidase, with translation MERKWIAFLMAGSLLTGAGSTYAGMQWYESKAGVLERQIVPFNDNARAESGEPGSLEKVEQAYSLIFNSYVEKVEEEKLVEGAIQGMLSTLEDPYSVYMDKETAKQFNETLESSFEGIGAEVSTVDGKIVIVSPFKNSPAEKAGLKPNDQILKVDGESIVGLDLYEATLKIRGKKGTPVVLEIERKGLKDPLKVKVVRDEIPQITVHADMKKVNGEKIGYMEITSFSEDTSKEFNKELKAFEKKGMDALLIDVRGNPGGLLSSVEEILRELVSKEKPLYQIEERNGDKTRYFSNLEKAKQYPIAVLTDDGSASASEILAGALKEAGGYPVIGEKSFGKGTVQQAVPMGDGSNIKLTLFKWLTPDGNWIHKKGIEPTVEVNQPALYDTHPIQVEKPLKLDMNNEQVKNAQEILAGLGFEPGRTDGYFSGMTEIAVKAFQRKNDMNVTGVIDAKTATALEDAAREAMKQEENDLQLQTALRLLAK, from the coding sequence ATGGAGCGTAAGTGGATTGCCTTTTTGATGGCGGGCTCGCTGCTGACAGGTGCGGGGAGTACATACGCCGGCATGCAATGGTACGAGAGCAAGGCGGGGGTTCTGGAACGCCAGATCGTCCCTTTCAATGATAATGCGAGAGCGGAATCGGGCGAGCCGGGCAGTCTTGAGAAAGTCGAGCAGGCATACAGTTTGATTTTTAACAGTTACGTAGAAAAGGTAGAGGAAGAAAAGCTCGTTGAAGGTGCGATCCAGGGGATGCTATCGACCCTGGAGGATCCCTATTCCGTCTATATGGACAAGGAGACGGCTAAACAATTCAATGAGACGCTGGAGTCGTCTTTTGAAGGAATTGGTGCCGAGGTCAGTACAGTTGATGGGAAAATCGTGATTGTTTCGCCTTTTAAAAATTCCCCGGCAGAAAAAGCGGGCTTGAAGCCGAATGATCAGATTTTGAAGGTCGATGGCGAAAGTATCGTTGGACTGGACTTATATGAAGCAACTTTGAAAATTCGCGGCAAAAAGGGGACGCCTGTTGTTCTCGAAATCGAGCGCAAGGGCTTAAAGGATCCGCTGAAGGTAAAAGTGGTTCGCGACGAGATTCCGCAGATTACCGTCCATGCTGACATGAAAAAGGTGAATGGCGAGAAGATTGGTTACATGGAGATTACCTCGTTTTCAGAAGATACGTCCAAAGAGTTCAACAAGGAGCTTAAAGCTTTTGAAAAAAAGGGGATGGATGCGCTGCTGATAGATGTGCGCGGCAATCCTGGAGGACTGCTCTCTAGTGTAGAAGAAATTTTACGTGAATTGGTTTCAAAGGAGAAGCCGCTCTATCAAATTGAAGAGCGCAATGGCGATAAGACTCGCTATTTTTCCAATCTGGAAAAAGCAAAACAGTATCCGATTGCCGTGTTGACAGACGATGGCAGTGCATCAGCATCGGAAATTCTGGCAGGGGCATTGAAAGAAGCAGGAGGCTATCCAGTCATTGGCGAGAAGAGCTTCGGCAAGGGGACCGTCCAGCAGGCGGTACCGATGGGAGATGGCAGCAATATCAAGCTGACATTGTTCAAATGGCTGACACCTGACGGCAACTGGATCCATAAAAAGGGCATCGAGCCAACAGTCGAAGTCAATCAGCCGGCACTGTATGACACTCATCCAATCCAGGTTGAAAAGCCGCTCAAACTGGATATGAACAATGAGCAGGTCAAAAACGCTCAGGAAATCCTTGCTGGACTTGGTTTCGAGCCGGGACGTACGGATGGCTACTTCAGCGGTATGACTGAAATTGCCGTCAAGGCATTCCAACGGAAAAATGACATGAACGTTACGGGTGTGATTGACGCAAAAACTGCCACCGCACTTGAGGATGCGGCTAGAGAAGCAATGAAACAAGAAGAAAACGACCTTCAGCTGCAGACCGCGTTGAGGCTGTTGGCGAAATAG
- a CDS encoding HD-GYP domain-containing protein: MRLVSIHNCEEGFILAKPIFDQSNRILLSAGSVMTNSFIQRLKDKNVHHIYVKSEITEDVEVNDDLNPKLRFEAVQKLSEVFNTLQEGKTGKNAALGRVKSIRNMSDVFSQIMNEMNSSKHLLNLLSHMQSSVDTMFDHSINTGLYSLTMGRHLGLKEKELQILGLGALYHDIGKLQLEGVTKQNLKEWERHPDLAFQALRKESSLHLLVAHCAYQHHEHVDGSGFPRGLKGKDIHLYAKIIAVAEAFDYLINSKSLLPHEAMEVIVARTFTRYDHQVVEAFKNAIAIYPIGVTVILNTGESGVVIAYNNRYPQRPVVRVFKDQYGRKLNQFYNIDLMASLNTMIVKCDAVIEREPVKS, translated from the coding sequence TTGAGACTAGTTTCCATACATAACTGCGAGGAAGGGTTTATCCTTGCGAAGCCAATATTTGACCAAAGTAACCGTATTTTGTTGAGTGCGGGCAGTGTCATGACTAATAGTTTTATTCAAAGGCTAAAAGATAAGAATGTTCACCATATCTATGTTAAATCCGAGATTACGGAAGATGTTGAAGTGAATGATGACTTAAACCCTAAATTAAGATTTGAAGCGGTTCAAAAGTTAAGTGAAGTCTTTAATACTCTCCAAGAGGGGAAAACAGGAAAGAATGCAGCTTTGGGACGGGTAAAATCGATTCGAAATATGTCTGATGTTTTCAGCCAAATCATGAACGAAATGAATTCATCCAAACATCTTCTGAATTTACTGAGCCATATGCAATCCTCTGTAGATACCATGTTTGATCATTCTATTAATACAGGTCTTTATTCTTTGACAATGGGAAGGCATCTTGGTCTAAAAGAGAAGGAATTGCAAATTTTAGGTCTTGGTGCTCTATACCATGATATAGGGAAGCTTCAATTGGAGGGTGTGACAAAGCAGAATCTTAAAGAGTGGGAAAGACACCCTGACCTTGCATTCCAGGCTCTCCGGAAAGAATCAAGCCTGCATCTGCTGGTAGCTCATTGTGCATACCAGCATCATGAGCATGTAGATGGGTCTGGATTTCCGAGAGGTTTAAAGGGAAAGGATATTCACTTATACGCAAAAATTATAGCGGTTGCAGAAGCATTCGACTATTTAATCAACAGCAAGAGCTTGTTGCCGCACGAGGCCATGGAGGTCATTGTTGCACGTACCTTTACGAGGTATGATCATCAGGTGGTAGAAGCTTTTAAAAATGCGATCGCTATTTATCCAATTGGGGTGACAGTCATCCTGAATACAGGAGAAAGCGGTGTTGTAATTGCCTACAATAATCGATATCCTCAGCGTCCCGTAGTTAGAGTGTTTAAAGATCAGTACGGCCGTAAATTAAATCAATTTTACAATATTGACCTTATGGCTTCTTTAAACACAATGATTGTTAAATGCGATGCTGTAATTGAGAGAGAACCTGTTAAGAGCTAG
- a CDS encoding murein hydrolase activator EnvC family protein, whose product MKKQILSLAVVSTLSLGSLLSPISVDQATAESISEMQKQKNELKNQRSGINAEINQNKSKIGELQNEQQKLNDQIKKLDHAVSDAEQKIEEKNAEIAQTNEEIKQLKAEIAVLMERIEKRNELLKDKARSFQENGGTVNYIDVLLGAQSFSDFVDRVSAVTTIVQADKDILEQHKQDKLDLETKQQQVQAKLNNLQEMKKDLEVLKVQLNSQIKEKNKLMSTLKHEEEQMHAETIEMAEAAEVLAAQEAAMAQAIELERKRQAERARQAELERQRKAAAAAAAAKKNNGGGSSTTAPDPEPVAAEPPASSGMLQMPANGRITSGIGQRWGTFHAGIDIANRSANVPIVAAADGVVIRSYYSSSYGNAIFIAHSINGQTYTTVYAHMSNRKVSNGQVVSRGQRIGTMGNTGQSYGQHLHFELHKGSWNASKSNAINPMPHF is encoded by the coding sequence GTGAAAAAGCAGATACTCTCACTAGCAGTAGTCAGTACTTTAAGCCTGGGTTCTTTGTTAAGCCCAATATCAGTAGACCAAGCAACAGCAGAAAGCATTTCGGAAATGCAAAAACAGAAAAATGAACTAAAAAACCAGCGTTCTGGCATCAATGCTGAAATAAATCAGAATAAGTCTAAAATCGGTGAGCTGCAAAACGAGCAGCAGAAGTTGAATGACCAAATTAAGAAGCTTGACCATGCGGTAAGTGATGCAGAACAGAAAATCGAAGAAAAGAACGCGGAAATTGCGCAGACAAACGAGGAAATCAAACAATTAAAAGCAGAAATCGCCGTATTGATGGAGCGCATCGAAAAACGCAATGAATTGCTTAAAGACAAGGCACGCTCTTTCCAGGAAAATGGCGGGACTGTTAACTATATTGATGTATTGCTTGGTGCACAAAGCTTCAGCGACTTCGTTGACCGTGTAAGCGCAGTAACGACAATCGTCCAAGCTGATAAGGATATCCTTGAACAGCACAAGCAGGATAAACTAGACCTTGAAACAAAACAACAGCAAGTCCAAGCTAAGCTTAATAACTTACAAGAAATGAAGAAAGATCTTGAAGTATTAAAAGTACAACTAAACAGCCAAATCAAAGAAAAGAATAAGCTTATGAGCACGCTTAAACATGAAGAAGAGCAAATGCATGCGGAAACTATTGAAATGGCAGAAGCAGCTGAAGTCTTGGCGGCACAGGAAGCTGCAATGGCTCAGGCAATTGAGCTGGAGAGAAAGCGTCAAGCCGAAAGAGCAAGACAGGCAGAACTTGAAAGACAAAGGAAAGCAGCAGCGGCTGCAGCAGCAGCTAAGAAAAATAACGGGGGCGGAAGCTCGACTACAGCTCCTGATCCAGAGCCAGTTGCGGCAGAACCACCAGCATCAAGCGGAATGCTTCAAATGCCTGCCAATGGCCGTATAACTTCGGGAATCGGACAGCGCTGGGGAACTTTCCATGCTGGTATCGATATTGCTAACAGATCAGCTAATGTACCGATTGTCGCAGCAGCAGATGGTGTTGTAATCCGTTCTTATTATTCTTCAAGCTACGGGAATGCTATTTTCATTGCCCATTCAATCAATGGTCAAACATATACAACAGTATATGCACATATGAGCAATCGCAAGGTAAGCAATGGACAAGTAGTATCCAGAGGTCAGCGTATAGGGACAATGGGTAATACGGGCCAGTCTTACGGCCAGCACCTGCACTTCGAATTGCATAAAGGTTCTTGGAATGCATCGAAGTCCAATGCAATCAATCCAATGCCTCACTTTTAA
- the ftsX gene encoding permease-like cell division protein FtsX has product MKARTFRRHVRESFKSLGRNGWMTFASVSAVTVTLLLVGIFFVIMMNLNKVAITIEEDVEIRVHVDVAANDKDKEVLEQQINQVSGIKSVTYSSKEQELESLIKSLGDEGEAFQLFEQDNPLNDVFVVKTKNPTDTMRVAKQIEKFNYVSTVKYGQGKVEKLFSFIEVSRNVGLILIVGLLFTAMFLISNTIKITIMARKREIEIMRLVGATNGFIRWPFFLEGLWLGILGAVVPIAVVSAAYYYAYDYLNDKLKDHFIKLLEFNPFVYQLSAILIIMGAAIGIWGSLMSVRKFLKV; this is encoded by the coding sequence ATGAAAGCTAGAACATTCCGCCGCCACGTACGCGAGAGCTTTAAAAGCTTAGGACGAAACGGCTGGATGACGTTTGCATCCGTAAGTGCCGTAACAGTTACCTTGCTTTTGGTCGGTATCTTTTTCGTCATTATGATGAATTTAAATAAAGTCGCAATCACGATTGAGGAAGATGTAGAAATCCGAGTTCATGTGGATGTAGCAGCGAACGACAAAGATAAAGAGGTATTGGAGCAGCAAATCAACCAGGTTTCCGGAATTAAAAGTGTGACCTATTCTTCCAAGGAACAAGAACTTGAGAGTTTGATAAAAAGCCTGGGAGATGAAGGGGAAGCCTTTCAGTTGTTCGAGCAAGACAATCCTTTAAACGATGTCTTCGTCGTAAAGACGAAAAATCCTACTGATACAATGAGAGTTGCCAAGCAAATTGAGAAATTCAATTATGTCTCTACTGTAAAGTATGGACAAGGCAAGGTGGAAAAGTTATTCAGTTTTATAGAAGTAAGCCGAAATGTTGGACTCATATTAATTGTCGGACTTCTTTTCACAGCCATGTTCTTAATCTCTAACACTATTAAAATAACGATCATGGCACGTAAAAGAGAGATTGAGATTATGAGACTCGTAGGAGCAACGAATGGGTTTATCAGATGGCCATTCTTCCTTGAAGGTCTCTGGTTAGGAATCCTGGGAGCGGTTGTGCCAATTGCGGTCGTATCCGCAGCCTATTATTATGCTTACGATTACTTGAACGATAAGCTGAAAGACCATTTTATAAAATTGCTTGAATTCAATCCGTTTGTTTACCAATTATCAGCAATCCTAATCATTATGGGAGCTGCAATTGGAATCTGGGGAAGTCTCATGTCCGTCCGAAAGTTCTTAAAAGTGTGA
- the ftsE gene encoding cell division ATP-binding protein FtsE: MIDMQDVYKTYSNGIVAANGINVHIDAGEFLYVVGPSGAGKSTFIKMMYREVKPSKGSIIINGVNLAKLKDSKVPLLRRNIGVVFQDFKLLNTLSVYENVAFAMEVIEEQPQYIKKRVMETLELVGLKHKARALPTELSGGEQQRVAIARSIVNAPKVVIADEPTGNLDPDTSWEIMNIFEEINLRGTTIVMATHNKEIVNTIKHRVIAIENGRIARDEVKGEYGYES; this comes from the coding sequence ATGATAGATATGCAGGATGTTTACAAAACATATTCCAACGGCATTGTTGCTGCAAATGGAATAAATGTTCATATAGATGCAGGTGAATTTTTATACGTAGTGGGACCCAGCGGTGCTGGAAAATCTACTTTTATAAAAATGATGTACCGTGAAGTTAAGCCTTCTAAAGGTTCTATCATTATAAATGGTGTCAATCTGGCAAAGCTAAAGGACAGCAAAGTACCTTTGCTTCGCCGGAATATTGGCGTGGTGTTCCAAGACTTCAAATTGCTGAATACTCTTTCAGTCTATGAAAATGTCGCGTTTGCGATGGAAGTTATCGAGGAACAGCCGCAATATATCAAGAAGCGCGTCATGGAAACTTTGGAACTTGTAGGACTTAAGCACAAAGCAAGAGCGCTTCCAACTGAGCTTTCTGGTGGGGAGCAGCAGCGTGTTGCCATCGCTCGTTCAATTGTGAACGCACCAAAAGTGGTAATCGCTGATGAACCGACGGGAAACCTTGACCCTGATACATCATGGGAAATCATGAACATTTTCGAGGAAATTAACTTAAGGGGAACCACGATTGTCATGGCCACCCACAACAAAGAAATCGTCAACACAATCAAGCATCGCGTCATCGCGATCGAGAATGGCAGGATTGCCCGTGACGAAGTGAAAGGTGAATACGGATATGAAAGCTAG
- the cccB gene encoding cytochrome c551 codes for MKKKLLALLMGTSLALAACGGGGDEAGGGDTAGADPEKLYNQKCSSCHGGDLEGGVGPKLSDVGSRLSQEDIESVIANGQGSMPPKLLEGDDASAVAEWLANKK; via the coding sequence TTGAAGAAGAAATTATTGGCTCTATTAATGGGAACCTCCTTGGCACTGGCAGCTTGCGGTGGCGGCGGTGATGAAGCTGGCGGCGGCGACACAGCTGGTGCGGATCCAGAAAAGCTCTATAATCAAAAATGCTCAAGCTGCCATGGCGGCGATCTAGAGGGTGGCGTAGGACCTAAGCTAAGCGATGTAGGTTCACGTTTATCTCAGGAAGATATTGAAAGTGTTATCGCGAACGGCCAGGGATCAATGCCTCCAAAACTGCTTGAAGGCGACGATGCATCAGCTGTAGCTGAATGGCTGGCAAACAAAAAATAA
- a CDS encoding YitT family protein produces the protein MKKRRNYTLNPTLEKLFEYVYVLIGSAIVAISFNVFLLPNRVASGGVSGISTILDATLGWEPAYVQWAFNIPLFIAGVVLLGRQYGYKTLAGTIFLPFVVFLTNDVKPWTLDPLLGSLFGGIGVGLGLGIVFRGNASTGGTDLAAQIIHKYTGLSLGTCVALIDGLIVVSAAIVFDIERGLYALIGLYVTSKTIDLVQVGIGRSKMAMVITNRQDEVREAILNKIDRGVTKLSAYGGYTDQERPIIMCVVDQTEFTKLKQLVQSIDPSAFVIVMDASEVLGEGFKRA, from the coding sequence TTGAAGAAAAGGCGTAATTATACATTAAATCCGACTTTAGAAAAGCTTTTTGAATATGTTTATGTGCTCATTGGATCTGCAATTGTGGCGATTTCGTTCAATGTGTTCTTGCTGCCGAACCGGGTTGCTTCCGGCGGGGTGAGCGGGATTAGTACGATTTTGGATGCGACGCTTGGCTGGGAGCCGGCTTACGTGCAGTGGGCTTTTAACATCCCGTTGTTCATTGCGGGGGTTGTTTTACTAGGGAGACAATATGGGTATAAAACTCTTGCAGGGACCATTTTCCTTCCATTTGTCGTGTTTCTGACAAATGACGTGAAGCCATGGACTCTTGATCCTTTGCTTGGATCATTGTTCGGCGGTATTGGTGTCGGCCTTGGTCTTGGCATTGTATTTAGAGGTAATGCATCAACTGGTGGTACCGATTTGGCGGCGCAGATTATCCACAAGTACACTGGGCTATCGCTTGGTACCTGCGTGGCGTTGATTGATGGACTGATTGTAGTATCTGCAGCGATTGTATTCGATATTGAACGTGGTCTATATGCGTTGATCGGGCTTTATGTAACTAGTAAAACAATCGACCTTGTGCAGGTCGGCATCGGACGCTCGAAGATGGCGATGGTCATTACAAACCGCCAGGATGAAGTTCGTGAAGCAATTTTGAATAAAATTGACCGTGGAGTGACAAAACTATCAGCATACGGCGGCTATACGGACCAGGAACGTCCAATTATCATGTGTGTGGTGGATCAAACGGAGTTCACAAAATTGAAACAATTGGTCCAATCCATTGACCCATCTGCATTTGTGATTGTAATGGACGCTTCTGAGGTATTGGGTGAGGGTTTTAAAAGGGCTTAG
- a CDS encoding CoA-disulfide reductase has protein sequence MAKKVVIVGGVAGGATTAARLRRLDEQTEIVMVERGEYISFANCGLPYYIGGAIQERDALLVQTVEGMSKKFNMDIRNLSEVTRIDRGRKVVEIKNLKTGETYEESYDVLVLSPGASPIKPPIPGINEAEALFTLRNIPDTDKIKAYVDEQQPKKATVIGGGFIGVEMAENLWERGVEVTLVEMADQIMAPIDFEMASILHQHLREKGVNLVLEDGVKSFEKNGKIINLNSGKQLDTDLVILAIGVAPENKLAKEAGLEIGLRGAIRVNERLQTADESIYAIGDAIEVKDYINGQATHIPLAWPANRQGRIVADHINGIDSKYQGTLGTSIAKVFDMTVAATGNNEKTLKRLGISYDVVHVHPSSHAGYYPGAFPIALKLIFDRETGRIFGAQAVSYDGADKRIDVLATAIKGGMTIFDLPDLELAYAPPYSSAKDPVNMAGYAAKNLAEGLVETVQWHEINDILADGGYLIDVREPIERDMGMIEGSVNIPLGELRDRLEEIPTKEVYVYCQVGLRGYLATRILMQAGFKVKNLDGGYKTYSCVYEPDASENCGTPISDNGVAQHNTALEEIAAGAAQTSIGLAVEAAPVTQAPAAPVAPPTVKTTLDACGLSCPGPIMKVYKTIGDMQDGEVMEVHATDPGFAKDIKAWCEKTGNELISNKFEDKKFKAQIMKGNVVVPMNTMAAPVEVPTGVPAKNGATMVVFSGDLDKAIATFIIASGAAAMGKEVTLFFTFWGLNILKRNDAPSTEKDMMAKMFSMMMPKGANDLPLSKMNMGGMGSKMIKTVMANKNVDSLETLMKNAMDAGVKLVACGMSMDIMGIAKEELIDGVEIGGVAAYLGDAEDSGLNLFI, from the coding sequence TTGGCTAAAAAAGTTGTTATCGTAGGTGGAGTTGCTGGCGGAGCTACAACAGCTGCGCGTTTAAGAAGACTGGATGAACAAACAGAAATCGTGATGGTCGAACGTGGTGAATATATTTCTTTCGCAAACTGCGGCCTTCCTTATTATATTGGCGGTGCAATTCAGGAACGTGACGCATTGCTTGTCCAGACTGTTGAAGGCATGTCCAAGAAATTCAACATGGACATCCGCAACCTGAGCGAAGTGACTCGCATCGACCGTGGTCGCAAAGTTGTTGAAATCAAGAACCTGAAAACCGGTGAAACTTATGAGGAAAGCTATGATGTGCTTGTTTTATCACCGGGAGCTAGTCCAATCAAGCCTCCAATCCCGGGAATCAACGAAGCAGAAGCATTGTTCACGCTTCGCAATATTCCTGACACTGATAAAATCAAGGCATATGTTGATGAGCAACAGCCTAAGAAGGCAACAGTCATCGGCGGCGGATTCATCGGGGTTGAAATGGCCGAGAACCTTTGGGAACGCGGTGTCGAAGTGACACTCGTGGAGATGGCTGACCAAATCATGGCGCCAATCGACTTTGAGATGGCTTCTATTTTACATCAACACCTCCGTGAAAAAGGCGTGAATCTTGTACTTGAAGATGGCGTTAAATCTTTTGAGAAGAACGGTAAGATCATTAACCTTAACAGCGGTAAGCAACTTGATACTGATCTCGTTATCCTTGCGATTGGTGTTGCTCCTGAAAATAAGTTGGCTAAGGAAGCTGGACTGGAGATAGGCTTGCGCGGTGCGATCCGTGTTAACGAGCGCCTGCAGACGGCTGACGAAAGCATCTATGCCATCGGCGACGCGATTGAAGTAAAAGACTATATCAACGGACAGGCGACTCACATTCCGCTTGCATGGCCGGCTAACCGCCAGGGACGAATCGTCGCTGACCATATCAACGGCATCGATTCCAAATACCAGGGCACGCTTGGCACATCAATCGCGAAAGTTTTTGACATGACTGTAGCAGCAACTGGAAATAACGAGAAGACATTGAAGCGGCTTGGCATCTCTTATGATGTCGTGCACGTACACCCAAGCTCACATGCTGGATACTATCCTGGCGCATTCCCAATCGCGCTAAAATTGATCTTTGACCGTGAGACAGGAAGAATCTTCGGTGCACAGGCTGTATCTTATGATGGCGCAGACAAGCGTATCGACGTTTTGGCTACAGCAATCAAAGGCGGCATGACAATCTTTGACCTGCCAGATCTTGAACTGGCGTATGCACCGCCATACTCTTCTGCAAAAGACCCAGTCAACATGGCTGGCTATGCAGCGAAAAACCTTGCTGAAGGGCTTGTGGAAACAGTTCAATGGCATGAAATCAATGACATCCTTGCTGATGGGGGATACCTGATCGACGTTCGTGAGCCAATCGAACGTGACATGGGAATGATTGAGGGTTCTGTGAATATTCCGCTTGGTGAGCTACGCGACCGTCTTGAAGAAATTCCGACGAAGGAAGTATACGTCTATTGCCAGGTCGGTCTTCGCGGTTACCTTGCTACACGTATCCTGATGCAGGCTGGATTCAAGGTGAAGAACCTTGACGGCGGATACAAGACTTACTCTTGCGTGTATGAGCCAGATGCAAGTGAAAACTGTGGTACACCAATCAGCGATAATGGCGTGGCTCAGCATAATACTGCGTTGGAAGAAATCGCTGCTGGTGCTGCCCAGACTAGCATTGGATTGGCTGTTGAGGCTGCTCCTGTTACTCAGGCACCTGCTGCTCCTGTTGCACCGCCGACTGTAAAAACGACACTTGACGCTTGCGGCCTATCTTGCCCAGGCCCAATCATGAAGGTGTATAAGACAATTGGCGATATGCAGGACGGCGAGGTAATGGAAGTCCATGCAACAGATCCTGGCTTCGCGAAGGATATCAAGGCTTGGTGTGAAAAGACAGGCAACGAGCTGATCAGTAACAAATTTGAAGATAAGAAGTTCAAGGCACAGATCATGAAAGGCAACGTGGTCGTGCCTATGAATACGATGGCAGCTCCTGTTGAGGTTCCAACCGGCGTTCCTGCTAAAAATGGTGCAACGATGGTCGTGTTCAGCGGAGATCTTGATAAGGCAATCGCAACCTTCATCATCGCATCCGGCGCGGCGGCGATGGGCAAAGAAGTAACCTTGTTCTTCACCTTCTGGGGACTGAACATCCTGAAGCGCAACGATGCACCGTCAACCGAGAAAGACATGATGGCGAAGATGTTCAGCATGATGATGCCTAAGGGTGCAAACGACCTGCCATTGTCCAAGATGAACATGGGCGGAATGGGCTCCAAGATGATCAAGACCGTCATGGCCAACAAAAACGTCGACAGCCTTGAAACACTGATGAAAAATGCCATGGACGCCGGCGTCAAGCTAGTAGCCTGCGGCATGAGCATGGACATCATGGGCATCGCAAAAGAAGAACTCATCGACGGAGTCGAAATTGGCGGCGTAGCAGCCTACCTCGGCGATGCAGAGGATTCTGGATTGAATTTGTTTATCTAA